From Brassica oleracea var. oleracea cultivar TO1000 unplaced genomic scaffold, BOL UnpScaffold00285, whole genome shotgun sequence, the proteins below share one genomic window:
- the LOC106319576 gene encoding uncharacterized protein LOC106319576, whose translation MVTNSTIKFLCSYGGKILPRYPDGKLRYNGGHTRVLAVPRSVSFSELASKMAEMCGSTVTIRCQLPTEDLDAPVSVTSDEDLANLIEEYDLVSSSSPMKIRVFLNPPKSTIAPPPLALPSPNTSSSSSSPRSPSMSKPPLPLSPPRLTTVKNQCYGCYFHRNSRNVYLVHNGNHWQ comes from the exons atGGTGACGAACTCCACAATCAAATTTCTCTGTAGCTATGGCGGCAAGATACTACCTCGTTATCCCGACGGCAAACTCCGTTACAACGGCGGCCACACCCGCGTCCTCGCCGTCCCCCGCTCCGTCTCATTTTCTG AATTAGCGTCGAAGATGGCGGAGATGTGCGGATCCACCGTCACCATCCGGTGCCAGCTTCCTACGGAAGACTTGGACGCGCCCGTTTCGGTTACTTCCGACGAGGATCTGGCGAATCTGATCGAAGAGTACGATCTCGTCTCCTCGTCGTCGCCGATGAAGATCAGAGTCTTCTTAAATCCACCGAAATCGACGATTGCGCCTCCGCCGTTAGCGTTACCGTCGCCAAATACGTCATCATCTTCATCGAGTCCTAGATCTCCGTCGATGTCGAAACCGCCGCTACCTCTGTCTCCGCCGAGGTTAACGACGGTGAAGAATCAGTGTTACGGTTGTTACTTTCACCGAAATTCGAGGAATGTCTACCTCGTTCACAACGGGAATCACTGGCAATAA
- the LOC106319570 gene encoding uncharacterized protein LOC106319570, whose protein sequence is MALEKFGPHLKTILEAKHIEAIYELWGVDYTVEIELPEDGRTPETMRPGYGGAYMSHFEDGGLSFPLPRFLLEALAELKMAFTQMATNFFRYFLASWVRAQEEGLEFGFRELKQLFAIKRNNGFPSTMILAPRSGRVIIEGIPNKDDRWREKFFVFKVNPASVGDFDFERIPREWSDDIEPFSPAPMTPELRGLMATLRRGSPRWLAFTHDRIRTAYALPSGVNRATHDALVAPVRPKKGRGNKRKRENEVLLDCHDEFSEVGSLERAQKIQRGLVHRSRLQAQSPGLQARPVSIAIPAGGTRKA, encoded by the exons ATGGCGCTCGAGAAATTTGGTCCCCACCTCAAGACAATTCTCGAGGCGAAACATATCGAGGCTATCTATGAACTCTGGGGGGTCGATTATACCGTCGAAATTGAACTTCCAGAAGACGGCAGAACTCCGGAGACCATGAGACCGGGGTACGGTGGAGCCTATATGTCGCATTTCGAGGACGGCGGCTTATCGTTTCCTCTTCCTCGTTTTCTTCTTGAGGCGTTGGCCGAACTTAAGATGGCGTTTACCCAGATGGCTACTAACTTTTTTCGCTATTTCTTGGCCTCCTGGGTCCGAGCTCAGGAGGAAGGTCTTGAGTTCGGATTCAGGGAGTTGAAGCAACTGTTCGCTATAAAGCGGAACAATGGCTTTCCTAGCACGATGATTCTTGCTCCCCGCTCTGGTCGTGTTATTATTGAAGGTATTCCCAATAAAGATGATCGATGGAGAGAaaagttctttgtttttaaggttaACCCGGCGTCAGTCGGGGATTTTGACTTTGAGAGGATCCCTAGAGAATGGTCCGACGAcattg AGCCCTTCAGCCCTGCGCCCATGACTCCCGAGCTTCGTGGGTTAATGGCTACTTTGCGACGTGGTAGTCCTCGATGGCTCGCTTTTACTCATGACCGAATTCGAACCGCTTATGCTCTCCCGTCGGGTGTGAACCGTGCTACTCATGATGCCTTGGTGGCTCCCGTTCGACCCAAGAAAGGTCGTGGCAACAAGA GGAAGAGGGAGAATGAGGTGTTGCTCGATTGTCATGATGAGTTTTCTGAGGTCGGGTCGTTAGAGCGAGCTCAGAAAATTCAGCGCGGGCTGGTTCATAGATCGAGGTTGCAGGCTCAGTCTCCTGGCCTTCAAGCTAGGCCGGTGTCGATTGCTATCCCTGCCGGCGGGACTCGTAAAGCTTAG